The following coding sequences are from one Ctenopharyngodon idella isolate HZGC_01 chromosome 17, HZGC01, whole genome shotgun sequence window:
- the znf106a gene encoding zinc finger protein 106 — MVKEQKCILCETVYSSKQEMEEHMRSMLHHRELENLKGRDCGHECRVCGVTEVSLTDYASHISSPSHKQRVEDQKHQPSNEDQDEKYFDKDIVQLIEKRKEMIRKEEASAKQAKEERDTSRRWQELRSQWQGPRPLMYQQCGPWDRPYPNFPQMPKRGRGSNWQNLRYSSPDRNKWFNPNRQVKCATWHAEGPPDLQKWGSAGRQGGSLHNQGNFWGGYGVCPPQMRKQYPWNNSQLNVPWQGQYMPPPRHFKSPARDQQKTPNCSENQTKGEQSVEESGGEHDPNKSKGQKSEKAHRWAPYPPAKLGDPSSQTNPQPTLDKSNVESPENVKAQSFKEGAQDMARKSKADRKNCQHNPAEPYCEENDCREQKSSFKNIGSTNMGSFAYPSTSTTRRTEMPSKLAEDGSKMNLKQDSVSTKGSKHSHSSSEFPQHASSNAEQDSLLSEMLRKAKETLLNRNNSVDASGPENCLKGSKTVPQINKQVESLELKKNQKLHESTKKLNKNKGLEKLGFARRNSYDQEHLTSTETSVQIGNVRNDTRPSLQSLQVSTSTMDHEDEEECGEMEENPDLTVQDQVMDTLDEDLCLVGEGSHSSPSQQTAGGAVPSLSKLALPACLQRDLNRHMGTKGKAASHEPNLNIARRIRNVSGSRKNEPEKDSGLKPTLRQLISSSGSRRNVNWDQVYQEVNRKKQGKGLPRFGIEMVPCEPEGPNQMDENDVPLSEGFHWDSLFDLGQVPSRKRSLSESNVVKDGPAGTSSLLKGVDPLRDSPACGPSQQSKREELQSKGHLEIQGSKGPSKGPEDVEGDSGCTSEIEMIDTQGAGKKRRAQGDVVSPEIPNEDRKNKRQKIKSKKERSQVDQLLAVSLREEELNSSLQAVDNSLIQARAALQAAYLEVQRLLMVKQQVTNEMNSLRAKRIEILQGMQGEFEPKEKERNSEEILTSSSTQVTQTTASTVLQTTAAHSSSSTSSLPVTIKQEPISQCNPIPERNSIKSPFPEPQNTTPVQTVFAACQTDTFKYSSKMESSHDATSTALTAAPSDHRIEPSPNKEICQNSQEGLANPSSQLSPKPLSPSSHLETDAVKRVRKLKKKKCLKKAKGNEQPEISESELDAEQPAPRPARKYRPHRRSSGTSASPPTPEEKIENEAMVVTEVSKAQPQRTKLATPPKNEAHSDSSELEMVELPPPVPTDFVNLDSSDPDEMPDKNAKESTKESTKKLSKESAKESAKESTTAYSTDRAITDPQNLACNEVTSTSEIDTRSTVKARESEKKSASTALESKLLSDVSDPGEEEVPTEGEFEGHQEAVNGMQIHNGLLYTCSGDRTIRAFSLISRKCVAVFEGHSSKVNCLLVSCGGGLQQRLYSGSSDQTIRCYNLKTTECVEQLSLPDRVLCLHNRWKILYAGLANGSVTTFSLRNNKQLDVFECHGPRAVSCLATAQEGARRILLVGSYDATISVRDAKNGLLLRTLEGHSKTVLCMKVVNDLVFSGSSDQSVHAHNIHTGELVRIYKGHSHAVTVVAILGKVMVTACLDKLVRVYELQSHDRLQVYGGHSDMVMCMVIHKSMIYTGCYDGSVKAVRLNLIQNYRCWWYGCTLIFGVIEHLQQHLLNDHTSPAQQTFKCRWRNCDTYFTTRNGSKQAVHCHMQKHAEDDSKMEP, encoded by the exons ATGGTTAAAGAACAGAAATGCATTCTTTGTGAAACTGTCTACAGCTCCAAACAG GAGATGGAAGAGCACATGAGAAGTATGCTGCACCACAGGGAGCTGGAGAATCTGAAAGGCCG GGACTGTGGACACGAGTGCCGGGTCTGCGGCGTAACGGAGGTGAGCCTGACCGACTATGCCAGTCACATCTCCAGCCCTTCACATAAACAGCGCGTTGAGGATCAGAAGCACCAGCCCTCAAACGAAGACCAAGATGAAAAGTATTTTGACAAAGACATTGTGCAGCTCATCGAGAAACGCAAGGAAATGATCAG GAAAGAAGAGGCTTCTGCAAAGCAGGCTAAAGAGGAGCGGGACACCTCAAGGAGGTGGCAGGAGCTTCGGTCTCAGTGGCAGGGACCAAGGCCGTTGATGTATCAGCAGTGTGGCCCTTGGGACCGGCCCTATCCTAACTTTCCTCAGATGCCCAAAAGGGGCAGAGGCTCTAATTGGCAGAATTTAAGATATTCATCCCCTGACCGCAACAAATGGTTTAACCCTAACCGACAGGTTAAGTGTGCCACATGGCATGCTGAAGGACCACCTGACTTGCAGAAGTGGGGTTCCGCTGGTCGTCAGGGAGGGAGTTTGCACAACCAAGGGAACTTCTGGGGTGGATATGGAGTCTGCCCTCCACAGATGAGAAAGCAGTATCCCTGGAACAACAGTCAGCTTAATGTCCCTTGGCAGGGACAATATATGCCTCCACCTAGACACTTTAAATCGCCTGCAAGAGACCAGCAAAAAACACCCAACTGCTCTGAGAATCAGACAAAGGGTGAACAGAGTGTAGAAGAATCTGGTGGTGAGCATGATCCCAACAAAAGTAAGGGTCAGAAGTCAGAGAAGGCACATCGATGGGCACCTTATCCACCAGCTAAACTTGGGGATCCTTCATCTCAGACTAATCCTCAGCCAACTTTAGATAAGTCAAATGTGGAATCTCCTGAAAATGTTAAGGCACAAAGTTTCAAGGAGGGCGCTCAGGACATGGCGAGGAAATCCAAGGCAGACCGAAAAAACTGTCAGCATAATCCAGCAGAACCTTACTGTGAAGAGAATGATTGCAGGGAGCAGAAGAGTTCCTTCAAGAACATTGGCAGTACTAACATGGGTAGTTTCGCCTACCCCTCCACCTCCACCACTAGAAGAACGGAGATGCCCAGCAAGCTTGCTGAAGATGGTTCAAAGATGAATCTCAAACAAGACTCTGTCAGCACTAAAGGTTCTAAGCATTCCCATTCAAGTTCTGAATTCCCACAACATGCCTCTTCCAATGCAGAGCAAGACAGTCTGCTGTCAGAGATGCTACGAAAAGCTAAAGAAACATTGCTTAATAGAAATAACTCTGTTGACGCATCTGGCCCAGAGAACTGCCTTAAAGGATCAAAGACTGTGCCTCAGATTAATAAGCAAGTTGAGAGTTTAGAACTAAAAAAGAATCAAAAATTACATGAGAGTACGAAAAAACTGAACAAGAACAAGGGTCTAGAAAAGCTGGGTTTTGCAAGACGAAATAGCTATGACCAAGAGCATTTAACCAGTACTGAGACCTCAGTACAGATTGGCAATGTGCGCAATGACACTAGGCCATCTCTGCAGTCCTTGCAAGTTAGTACCTCCACTATGGACCACGAAGATGAGGAGGAGTGTGGTGAGATGGAAGAAAATCCTGACCTAACAGTACAAGATCAAGTCATGGACACGCTAGATGAAGATTTATGCTTAGTTGGTGAGGGGTCCCACAGCAGCCCATCCCAACAAACAGCAGGTGGCGCCGTGCCCTCTTTAAGTAAGCTTGCTTTGCCTGCTTGTCTCCAAAGGGATCTGAACCGCCATATGGGCACCAAAGGCAAAGCAGCATCCCATGAACCCAACTTGAATATTGCCAGACGTATTAGAAATGTGAGTGGCTCACGAAAGAATGAGCCTGAGAAGGACTCGGGACTTAAACCCACCTTGCGGCAGCTCATTAGCTCCTCTGGCTCCAGGCGGAATGTCAACTGGGACCAGGTCTACCAGGAAGTCAACCGGAAGAAGCAAGGCAAGGGCTTACCAAG ATTTGGAATAGAAATGGTGCCCTGTGAACCTGAGGGTCCGAACCAAATGGATGAAAATGATGTACCTCTTTCTGAGGGCTTTCATTGGGACTCTCTGTTTGACCTCGGTCAAGTGCCTTCCCGCAAGCGTAGCTTGTCTGAAAGCAATGTGGTCAAAGATGGCCCTGCTGGTACTAGCTCCCTTCTCAAAGGTGTAGACCCACTGAGAGACTCTCCTGCTTGTGGCCCGTCACAGCAGTCCAAGAGAGAAGAGCTGCAGTCCAAAGGTCATCTAGAGATTCAAGGTTCGAAAGGACCTTCTAAAGGCCCAGAGGATGTTGAAGGAGACAGCGGTTGTACATCAGAGATTGAAATGATTGACACACAAGGAGCTGGGAAGAAACGCAGAGCTCAAGGA GATGTTGTGTCTCCAGAGATTCCTAATGAAGATAGGAAAAACAAGAGGCAAAAAATTAAGTCTAAGAAAG AGCGCTCTCAAGTGGATCAGTTGCTGGCTGTATCTCTACGTGAGGAGGAGCTTAACAGCTCGCTTCAGGCAGTGGATAACAGTCTCATTCAGGCACGTGCTGCCCTGCAAGCTGCCTATTTGGAAGTACAGCGTCTGCTTATGGTGAAACAACAG GTAACCAATGAGATGAACTCTTTGAGAGCCAAGCGGATTGAAATTCTTCAAGGAATGCAAG GTGAATTTGagccaaaagaaaaagaaaggaacAGTGAGGAGATCTTAACCTCTTCATCAACCCAGGTTACTCAGACCACCGCCAGCACTGTTCTCCAAACTACAGCTGCCCACTCATCCTCTTCAACCTCCTCACTGCCTGTTACCATCAAACAGGAGCCCATTTCTCAATGTAACCCCATTCCTGAGCGTAACTCTATCAAAAGCCCCTTCCCAGAACCTCAAAATACCACACCTGTCCAAACAGTGTTTGCAGCTTGTCAAACAG ATACCTTCAAGTACAGCAGTAAGATGGAGTCTTCGCATGATGCCACAAGCACAGCTTTGACGGCAGCTCCCTCAGATCACAGAATAGAGCCATCACCCAACAAAGAAATTTGTCAAAATTCTCAAGAGGGGTTAGCCAACCCTTCTTCCCAACTCTCTCCCAAGCCACTGTCTCCCTCAAGCCACCTAGAAACTGATGCAGTTAAGCGTGTTCGAAAGCTGAAGAAGAAAAAGTGTCTTAAAAAAGCAAAGGGGAATGAGCAGCCTGAAATCAGTGAATCAGAGCTTGATGCAGAGCAGCCTGCTCCTCGGCCTGCCCGCAAGTACCGACCTCATCGGCGATCCAGCGGCACCTCCGCCTCACCCCCCACACCAGAAGAGAAGATTGAAAATGAGGCGATGGTGGTGACAGAAGTTTCAAAGGCACAACCACAGAGAACCAAGCTAGCGACACCACCAAAGAATGAGGCTCACTCCGATTCATCTGAACTGGAAATGGTGGAGCTTCCCCCACCTGTGCCCACTGATTTTGTCAATCTAGATTCTTCAGACCCAGATGAGATGCCTGATAAGAATGCCAAGGAGTCAACCAAGGAATCGACCAAGAAATTGTCCAAGGAGTCGGCAAAGGAGTCGGCCAAGGAGTCAACCACTGCATACTCAACAGACCGTGCCATCACAGACCCCCAAAATCTTGCCTGCAATGAGGTCACCTCCACTAGTGAAATTGATACTAGAAGTACAGTCAAGGCTCGTGAAAG tgaaaaaaaatctgcctCAACAGCGTTGGAGTCCAAGTTGCTTTCAG ATGTATCAGATCCAGGGGAGGAGGAGGTGCCTACAGAAGGAGAGTTTGAAGGCCATCAGGAGGCCGTGAATGGAATGCAGATCCATAATGGACTGCTGTATACTTGCTCAGGGGACCGCACTATACGTGCTTTCAGCTTGATA AGCCGGAAGTGTGTGGCTGTGTTTGAAGGTCACAGCAGTAAAGTGAATTGCTTGTTGGTGTCATGTGGAGGAGGCCTGCAACAACGCCTGTACTCGGGATCAAGTGACCAGACCATCCGCTGTTACAACCTCAAG ACAACAGAATGTGTGGAACAGCTGTCTCTCCCAGATCGAGTTCTCTGTCTTCATAATCGTTGGAAAATTCTCTATGCCGGTCTGGCCAATGGCTCTGTGACCACCTTCAGTCTTAGG AACAACAAGCAGCTGGATGTGTTTGAGTGCCATGGCCCACGGGCTGTAAGTTGCCTGGCGACGGCTCAGGAAGGGGCTCGGCGTATCCTGCTAGTTGGTTCCTATGATGCCACCATCAGTGTTAGAGATGCTAAGAATGGCCTATTGCTGCGTACACTGGAGGGCCACAGCAAAACTGTGCTCTGCATGAAG GTGGTGAACGATTTGGTGTTCAGTGGCTCGAGTGACCAGTCTGTACATGCACATAATATACAT ACAGGAGAACTGGTGAGGATCTATAAGGGTCATAGTCATGCCGTCACCGTGGTGGCCATATTGGGAAAGGTGATGGTCACCGCATGCCTGGACAAACTGGTCCGTGTGTACGAGCTCCAG TCTCATGACAGACTTCAAGTATATGGTGGACATTCAGACATGGTGATGTGTATGGTCATCCACAAGAGCATG ATCTACACAGGCTGCTATGATGGGAGCGTGAAAGCTGTCAGATTGAACCTGATTCAGAACTACCGCTGCTGG TGGTACGGTTGTACCCTAATCTTTGGCGTGATAGAGCACCTACAACAGCACCTGCTGAACGACCACACCAGCCCAGCACAGCAAACATTCAAATGCCGCTGGAGGAACTGCGACACATACTTCACCACCCGCAACGGCTCCAAACAG GCAGTGCATTGTCACATGCAGAAACATGCTGAGGACGACAGTAAAATGGAGCCATGA